ACATGATACAGTAGCTATAGTACAATGAAAAATTAAGCATTGGAGTTGAAGGCATCACACACTCCAAGTTTCGATCTCAACTTCACAAATGATTCCAGCTTGAGAGGCTTGATCATTGACCCAGCATATAGAAAGTCTATAATTACATGATACCAGCTATCAAGTAACGATCGCCGTTTAGGCGAGCACTAGGGCAAAGGCATTGACCCAGCGTATTGAAAGTCTATAAGTATCAAGCATACAAGCATTCAAATCGACATCGCGAGGAATTTGTTAAAGTTAAAACCTCGAAACTCTTTGAACACGGAATTATAAGTATCAAGCATACAAGCATTCAAATTGACATCGCgaggaaataaaaatatctcATGCAAAAAATCTAAGTCTAAGCAGAAATAAACGACGAAAGATAAAATGCATGcggataaaaagaaaaatcaaagtaCAATAACATAAAGCAGACTTGAGGACTGCACTTTGTGAAGAGGTACATCATAAGGTGCCTTCAAGGCGAGCATAATGCCGAcacataaaaaaacattaaattacaACAACTTTAATCTTCAGGAGGAGGAGAGACGATATGCTCGTCGCGAACTTCCTTGAACTCGTCCAAGCCCTCAGTTACCAACTCCACGCTGGGGTTCAGTACTAGCATCTGGGCGATAGCATTGTCGAAGCTGGACTTAGCGGTTTCCAACAGTAGGGATTCAGACTCGAAAATCTTTGCGATCAATGCAGCTCGACTAGAATTCTTGTATTCCCCAGCAGGATCAGCAGTCTTCTCCTCGACATTTATCGAGGTTTCAACAGAGGACTTCAGCCTTTCCTTTAAATCTAAGAACTCCTCATTGAGCTTCTTCACCTTCTTGTGCAGGACATCCGCCTTCTTAGTCAGCTCATTGATAGCCATCAAATCAGATTCCGAAACCATCAAACGGCTTTGCACGCTGGCCATTGGCTCTACAATAATTATGGATAGAAATATAAAAGTGCAATAGAAATTAACAGATGTATATTATTAATGGGAACGGTTGTTTTAGTTGGATGATCAAGATTATAAGCATTGTTAAAAAGAAAAGGGTATTGGCGCAAATAAGTTCCCCATTTGCCATATTAAAATGGACAATGTTAATGACAAAAGCAAATAAATGAATTCCATCTCACTTGCCTTATAAGCTAACTGCTTTTGGAGTTGGTTTTGGCAGTTACAAACTGTTGGAGTTTGTTGTAAatagtttgttagttagttagattGTTAGTTTGATCCCTTCAATATATAAGATAGAACATAGTGCTTGTATTCAATCAAGTTTTTCATGAATAAGAATTTCTATCTTTTGCTCATTTCTTTCTCTGCATATTCTTCTAGTTTCTCTGCAACTACTTCATCTTGTAGCTTGCATTCATGGCATACACCAAGCACAAAGTCTATTCTTCACAGACAATTAAGTAAAACTTTTTTGTTCTGTTCATCTCATCTTGtgattgtattaaaaaaaaaacttatgtttaaccttaaatttagaaaatgaatttcattgaactaaatttcttaatcattgcaaaaataatgttttttcttataataatgacACGAGAAAGTATAGATTAAAGGAGTTTGTCTTATATGGACCCGATGCAAGGGTGGATCCTCATATTTATAGtaagtttttaataaaatattgtttttaatcTCTATAAAGTCATTGTTTTTTTACCATAATGGTAAAAGGCCACCTTTTGAACCATTTTTTAATAGGTCCAAATTAAACACACCCATACATTATGTACTGTTAacctaaataaataattttatacatgcATGACATTTTATTTGCAAATGCTAATATAGTATATATGTGCCTTAAGGGTACATAATATagtaatatatagatatatagataTCTCCAAGTGATACattcaaaagtaaaaacaaaatgtcATAACAGTAAAATGTATATTCATATGACTTGCAAATGTAAATTATAGACTAGTATGACTCACTAGTATTAGAAGGCTCGGGTACATGATTTGCATCTAAAACTTGAGTTGAGAGAATAACAAAAAGAATAACACCAAGAAACATAAATGACCTTGAGTAAGCCATGTTACTTCAATTCTTTCTAATTCTAAATTACAATGCAATGTGGttgacaaataataataatgtaatattcTCTATATATAGGACAAGAAGATTACTTTTTATGAGGCCAACAGTCAAGGAGATATATTGTAAATATTCTCTATATATAAATTAAGGAGAAACATGCATGTGGCTAAAGAAAGTACCAAGGAGATgctaatattaatttatattgaatTGAGAATTAACATTGAGGTTGCTAAAGTCCTACTTGATCTTTCTGTAAAACtaagaatttttaatttttttttaatttgttgtgtctatttcttttaaattcatttcttCGGAGGAATGaagattttattttctatttttaatcaaatagtctagctagtggcttgaaattcatccttttaaataaatagaaCGTCTCAAGTTCGAATACAttattcactacaagaaaatatcaGATTAATTACaaaccactaggtttggtctagtgttGAGGGGTTTCgtagtaaacaaaaaaaaaaaatcatattatctACCAAAATATTACTACAATATATTGTTCTAGCTAATTTGCAATTGTTTGGACATGCTTTTAGCACATCTCAAATTTTCCCGGCTAatcattacatttttttttatattttcatttttgatttaattaatttatattctcaattaatctaaaaaggtatatggactagatacattagattctcaattaATCTAGACAGGAGGcagtattattaaaaaaaaaaactatctctgttccaccaccaccaccaccgttATGCACTAGGTAACTCTTCGTCATCGCTTTCTCTCTGTTTCCATCGCCGTCGTGATTCTCTCTCTCGCCGTTGTCATCGTGATCGTTATCATCACTCTTCATCCCTACCGATCTTCTTCGAGAATTTCGTCTTTTTGTCTCTGATCACTCTCCTATTACCGTCTCTAGGTTCGATGTATCTCTTCGTAAAGTGTTTGTTTGTGAAAAAGTACGAAACTATAACGACGGTAAAGAAATGGTTGAAATCACAGAGAGATAAGTTTGCTGGGATTAGATTTCATTAACTCATTCATTTGTATTTCCCTAATCAGTTATATAGATTTTAGCCATCTACCAATATTATCATGTATCACTCGTCGTACGTTTCCGTCTCCAGATACCGCCGAGATATCTATTATACCTAATAACCTTCGATGTCTCGGATGatcaatcaatacaatagcaCTAAGACCTGATACAAAAAGTTaatattaaacctaaatctatgtctAGAATTTAAGCTTTAATAGATATCATCTTAGTTCTTTTAGATTCAAAGagtatatgtctataacaattcaaatcttaaaataaaacatgagattcaaagataatatcaaTATTGATAGATAAACTAAAACATATATAACAAGATCAAGATAAAtacatactaatagagtaatttacacctaatcccaacaaaagagagattacctattcattttcatgatagctttataaaagataagaagaaaagagagatgAACAAACATCAATGATGATTTCCTAACAAAAGTTGTAGATCCACCCTCAAATCCCTTTGAATCAGCCTCCTTGGGTCTCTCTTTGCTTCTGGACGTGTTTTTGAGTGTTTAGAGTGGATTAGATCTCAAATGAAGTCTGATGGCCTTTTTTAAGTGACATAAAAGTGGATTCTCGCTTAGCGACGGAACTGTTCGCTCAGCGATGGAGATTTCTTCACCCTGAAGTACTTTTTAGCCGCCATAGCTTCGCTGGCTCTCGCTACAGCTTGCTCAGCGACGACCTTTGCTATACCTCGCTATCTGTTGCTACAACTTATCCTGCCACTAACTTGACTCGCTCTCCGTCGCTACTTCTCGCTCAACGACGACACCGATTTTTCTGCATTTTCTGACAGCTTGCGTCGCTTTGTCTGTCGATTTGTCGTCGCTTAGCCAATAACTTATACTCAAAATCTTTATCTCTTCATTCCAAATTCCATTAAATccaaattttcataaaaaaaagtgttgGAATTAGATAGAAATAGCAAAAATactaattttctcattaaaactaatatttacaattagtttgtgtttttttatatgaaattacttttaaaataagtcaataagtacttaaaatatatatgtaaaattaccactttttggcacttatcatTGATCGAATGTGCTTTCGTGCTTTTTTCATCTATATGTATTATTTGATTAATTGATGgtttatgatttttctttttgttgttgatcTATGATTGTGTGTcagtgtttattgaaatcaattttatgctgaaaattttgatgaaaatggatAGAAACTTGATTTAGGCTGATCTATGATTATTGAAAACTCATAAAGAGTTCATATTGTTTTGTTGTGTTAATTGTTGGCTGAATATTACTCTGTTCATGTTAGGGTTCCtttttgaaagagaaaaaagtgATTCTTATGGCATAACTTTGATTTTGGCTTAACTCTGAATATTACTCTGTTCATGGAATAAGGTTTATGGTTTTCATAGCAAGTACCAAGTAATATATTGATATTAAATTTCAGTAAGATTTGCAGTACAACATATGCCTTGAATTGAATCCTTGACAATAGTCTTGTGTAATAGTTCATTTGATTTGCTTGTTGTTGATGTGTTTagttaattcttttttttttcttcatcttctataATCCACTGCTAGTTAATTCATGTCTTTATTATTTATCACACTGCAGATTGGTCAAGGAACTTACAAAAGTGTTTGTAGAGCTCGCGATCTTGAAACTAACAAAATTGTTGCTTTGAAGAAGGTTAAATCCACTAATATGGATCCCGAAAGTGTTCGTTTTATGGCAAGAGAAATCATTCTCCTAAGAAGTCTCGATCATCCGAAATGTCATGAAACTTGAAGGATTGATACTTCAAAGCTTTCTGGTAGCTTGTACCTTATTTTCGAATATATGGAACTTGATCTTACAGGCCTTTCAACAATTTCTGACAACAAGTTTACTCAATCGCAGGTACAATCTTATGTTTATGTCAAAAACATTGGTTTCTCCTTTGGTATTTGATTTAAGGAATCAAAGCCACTGTATCTGTTGGATAGAAGCTTTTCAGCat
This portion of the Trifolium pratense cultivar HEN17-A07 linkage group LG3, ARS_RC_1.1, whole genome shotgun sequence genome encodes:
- the LOC123918941 gene encoding uncharacterized protein LOC123918941 isoform X3, encoding MAYSRSFMFLGVILFVILSTQVLDANHVPEPSNTKPMASVQSRLMVSESDLMAINELTKKADVLHKKVKKLNEEFLDLKERLKSSVETSINVEEKTADPAGEYKNSSRAALIAKIFESESLLLETAKSSFDNAIAQMLVLNPSVELVTEGLDEFKEVRDEHIVSPPPED
- the LOC123918941 gene encoding uncharacterized protein LOC123918941 isoform X2; its protein translation is MAYSRSFMFLGVILFVILSTQVLDANHVPEPSNTKPMASVQSRLMVSESDLMAINELTKKADVLHKKVKKLNEEFLDLKERLKSSVETSINVEEKTADPAGEYKNSSRAALIAKIFESESLLLETAKSSFDNAIAQMLVLNPSVELVTEGLDEFKEVRDEHIVSPPPED